GCGGCGATCCTGGTCTACCGGCGCCGCACCGTCGGTCCGGTGTTCTCCGTCACCACCCGCAACGACAAGATCATGTACGTGCTGCTGGTCGGCACGATCGTGCTCGGGCTCGGCACCACGGTGCTGGGCAACCTCACCGACCACCCCCACGACTACCGCGAGTCGGTGTCACCGTGGTTCCGGTCGATCTTCTACTTCCGGCCCGAACCCGGCCTGATGGCCGCCGCGCCACTCGGATTCCAGCTGCACGCGCTCGCCGCGTGGGTGCTGTTCGCGTTCTGGCCGTTCAGCCGCCTGGTGCACGTGTTCTCCATGCCGCTGGGCTACCTCACCCGCCCGTACATCGTGTACCGCAGCCGAGACACCCGACTGGGCAGCCGGAAACCCCGCCGCGGATGGGAACGCGTGCGATGACCGATCACCCCCAGGTCGCCCAGGTCGACGCCCTAGCCACCGAATTGCTGCGCCAAGCCCGCGAGCATCACTCCCGTCGCGCGGCGAGGACCCTGTGGTGACCGGTACCTCGCAGCGGGCGACCCTGATCGCGCTGACCGACGGCGCCGAGCTGGCCGAGCACGATTCACCCCTGGCCGCCACCCTGTACGTCGTCACCGGACGGGTCCGGCTGCACACCCACGACAACGAGTGGACGCTGGATCGCGGGCACCTCGCGGCCATCCCACCGGACCCCAGCCCGGCGTGTCGGGCCGGAAACACCGATCTTGGAACAGTCCCCTGTTACCGGGCCTGGTTGAATCAGTAAGTTGAGGTGCGGGTCCGGCTCGAGGTTGTCTGGCGTCTCGATGAGCCTCTGCCGCAAGACTTGGTAGCAGCGGTGTTCACGGAGAGAGAAGTCCGCCTCCGCACCCGCCAGGCGTCTGCTGTGCGCGAGGTGGCGGGCTTGCGGCGGAACGCGATGGAGGGTTTGGTCCACGGTCAGTCGATTGGGGATGACTCGACCTCATCGGTGGAACAGCAGGTGGCGATTCCCGATCAGCCCGTGGCAGGCTTTGCACTTTGGTGTGTCTTTGCCCTCGGGCGACGGGTGGGGCCTGCCGCTCCCGTCGGTATCGACTCGACCGGTTCGATCGTCTGGCAGCAGTGGGCCAGCGTGTTCTGCGACCCAGGGCGCGTTGGCGATCTTGCCGGTGATGCCGCGGTCGAGGCGGGTGAGGTCGGTGGCGAACAGGTCGTCGCCGAGGAGTTGGCGTTGGTGGTACCCGGGCATGTTCCGCCGCGACCGCCGCGACACTGGCTGGATATGGTGCTGAGGGGCATGCGGTCAGACGCTGCGGAGGGCGACCTGTGGTGGACGAAGGCATCGCGGCAGCGGCACGAGTTCGCGACATCTTCGACGACGTCGTAGCCCGTGGATTCCGTGCCCAGGCGGTCCAGGGAGCGTCCGACAGGGAGATCGACACCTGGGCTGCAGCCCAGGGCGTGCGGATGGTCCCCGCAGCGTTGCGAGAGATCTTGCGGATCATGGGTAAGCCACGCAGGAAGACACCCACGGGGTGGTTCGAGTCCTCGGCGTTCGGTGTCGATTCCATCGACGCGAGGGACAAGGAGTTCGCTGGGTGGTGCGTGGAAGAGGCCGACGAGCGCGGGATCGAGCACGGGATGCGGGATCCGGAAGGCATGCTGGTAGTCGCTGGGGATGGCACCAGCGCGTCTTTCGTCGTGATCGACGGCAGCGACCTTGCGGAACCCGACCCGCCGATATGGGTGCTGACCGAGGCAGGGTCGATACGCAGGAGCTCTGAGTCGACCACCGCGTGGTTCGCGAAGATCGGCGAGGAACTGATGGATTTGACCCGTCAGCACGCTCGTCGCCGCGGTCAGGCCTACTACGATGTTCCGTAGACCACTCGACGAAGCGTGCGATCTGTTGGCACGCACAGGGAAAACCCCACGGAAGCGCCGTGGGGTTTCCGGGGTGGAGCGTGGATTCGCGCGCGCCCGGGTTCCAGCCCGGCATCGCGCGGACAGTGCGGAAGGCCTGGGCGTCGACGCGGGCGTCGTTGGTGTCCCACGTGAGCAACGACCAGCCGTTACCACCGCCCCCTCGTGCGGAGGCCGTGTCCGGGTCATTCGGCGGAAGCAGGCGGGTCAGCGCAGGCCGATGGTGTGTTCGGGTGGGGAGAACACGGCGGTGACGCACGGGGTGGCGCTCCGGCGGACCAATGGGATCGGTGGCTGGGCGGACAGGTGTGCCGCCGCCGCGGCGAGCCAGCGCACTTCGAATCGGGCGCCGACGCACGCGCCGGGGCCGACCGCGAAGGGCAGGAACGCTTCGGGTCGCTGGGGGAGGCGGGCCCAGCGGGCGGGGTCGAACAGGTCCGCGTCCGGCCAGTACCGGGGATGGCGCTGCAACGCGTAGGCGGGTACGACGAGTTCGTCACCGCGCAGCACCGCCATGGAGCCGATGCGGTGGTCGCGCAGCACCGGCCGCCGGTGCTGCCAGGCGGGCGGCCACAACCGGAGCGTTTCCAGCGCGACGTGCTCGGGCGGCACGTCCGGGGCGGTCTCCGCCGGTCGCCTGGTGGCCACCAGCTCATCGGATCGCAGTGCGCAGATCAACCAGGCGAGCGCGGCCGCGGAAGCACCGACGAACGCGGTCACGGCACGCAGGTACACCTCGCCCCGGATCGCGCGGTCCAGGTCCGGGAACCCGGGGACGGCGCCACTGGCCACCGCCCTGCCTGCCCGGGCGGCGAGCCGCTGGAAGGCGTCGATGTCGGGGTACCGGCTGGCGCCGGTCATCATGCCGTGGAACACGTGGTCGAGGAACTCACCGACGGTCGCCCGCAGGTTGCTGTGGTGCTCGAAGCCCAGCGGGCGGCGGTTGGCCTCGGCCACC
The genomic region above belongs to Amycolatopsis sp. YIM 10 and contains:
- a CDS encoding cytochrome P450; translation: MRKLHQRCVRTPVFRTLAGSVVVCDAEMARQVLVDTGGQLDHVPAFWRPGNAPLPPPVCAALNRWVHTCLSAEDPGRVAATAVEAVAATRGDLHRACLHAVAEANRRPLGFEHHSNLRATVGEFLDHVFHGMMTGASRYPDIDAFQRLAARAGRAVASGAVPGFPDLDRAIRGEVYLRAVTAFVGASAAALAWLICALRSDELVATRRPAETAPDVPPEHVALETLRLWPPAWQHRRPVLRDHRIGSMAVLRGDELVVPAYALQRHPRYWPDADLFDPARWARLPQRPEAFLPFAVGPGACVGARFEVRWLAAAAAHLSAQPPIPLVRRSATPCVTAVFSPPEHTIGLR
- the narI gene encoding respiratory nitrate reductase subunit gamma → MTALDVMLWVVVPYVSIAVFIAGHVWRYRYDKFGWTTRSSQLYENRLLRLGSPLFHFGILLVALGHVGGLLVPKSWTEAIGLSEAAYHAIAVGLGVLAGVCTLAGAAILVYRRRTVGPVFSVTTRNDKIMYVLLVGTIVLGLGTTVLGNLTDHPHDYRESVSPWFRSIFYFRPEPGLMAAAPLGFQLHALAAWVLFAFWPFSRLVHVFSMPLGYLTRPYIVYRSRDTRLGSRKPRRGWERVR